TACCCAAACCATTTCAAGCTCGTCCTCAATCTTCCCTCTAGACCGTAcctgtcttctttctccttatTCTTTTCGTTGTTTTCTCAATGCTCTTCAATATATTCCGTATATGAGGCTGAACTAATCACCGAAGGGGTTTGTCTCAAGTATATGAAGTTCTCACCCTCAGCTGATCCTGAGCTTGACACCGATTGGCCATCCATATGCAGCTGTGTCGCTTAACTGGAAGGATTTTCGCCATTTTTGAAAGGGCCCCCAAGTAGCGCAAGGAACCTTGATATgcacctttttctttttctttctctttttttttgttaccCCTTTATACGCTAATGGATTTAAGATGTAGACTGAGGGAATAGAAGCGACGTAGCACGGCATTGCCTCggtatacatgtactccaAAGCCTCTTGGGGGCCAAACAGGGAATATGGAAGGGATTTAGTGTTATGCACATGTTTCCCCTTTTGTGTAAGAGAAAATACACTGTTGCAGACTTTCTTCTCCCGAGGTACACAAAAGATCGATTTTATTGCATCTTACGTGCGGAGCATTTCGgatagtcttttttttcacccCAGCAGTCTCGAAGTcgtctcctttttttttgtgtccCCCTTTAGCTAAGGTCGTGCCCAATGATATTTGAGAAAATGTGTGCGAGAAGTATGCGAAGCGTGATATAGCTTTTACTCTAGTCTGTGCTTTGACCATATGACGGGTGCTGGAGCATTGGGCTCTTCGGAGCTCTATTTTGAACTAGGGCGGATTGTTGGCCAACGGCATTTCGTGATCGACAAGGCTGAGATACAGGGCCGCGTAATATCTAGCCAGAGTTGGGATATCTGACTTATCATAGCTGAAAGAGCAAATAAGCTACAGCCGAGACAGTATTTCACTATTGGAAACTCCAGACTGGATTGCCATCAATAACTCTGCGGCTAGCCATATACTGTTTGCTATTATGACTTGCCAAGTTTAACTGTATCCAATTATGATGCCTTCCTTTGAACCTATGAGAATAGATTCCTAATCAAGCCGATCTAGCATTGCTGTAATCAGCCCTGTAGAGAAATCAGGCAACGTTTTCATAATGTCTTTAAACTCTGTGTCCTTCCATAAATCTTCCACTTGACATGCAGCGTATAAACAAACGAGCGATCTCAATTCATCATCCTGGTCCCACTTATCAACAGTCTGTTCAAAAGAATATCGTACAAGCTGAATTATATCGCCACAGCTCCCTCCCTGGTCGTCGAAAAGTATCAAAGCTCGCAGTAATTTATGGAGCGCCAAGATTTGCAAAGGATCAATTCCGTAATAATCCGCAAATACATACATCCGCGCATGGCTGAGAAATACATCAGTATAGTCGCAAATAGCAGACGACCCCAAACTGGGAGCAGAATCCTGCGACGGTAATGGATCGAGTGCTTGGAATTTGTGCCATAACAGCCTTTTCTTAGTCCAAATAGAACTTTCGgactttcctttcttccttaAGTGAGGGGGAATCCAGCATGCGTCTCCAATGGGCGAAACTCGAAGAGGAGCCACTCTCCCTGGTACCTCACGTTTGCTAGGCTTCGCTCCGTCGTAGTCTCCAGTGTATACGTATTGGCTAAAGTCAATGAAAACTTCCTCGCTTATCTCTTTCCATATAACGCGCCGTTCTATGGACTCCTTCATCCCTCCATTGATGAGCGCATTCAAAGCTTCGGACTGGTGTGCGACAAGAGCAGAATGGATCGTATGTTCTTTTTCATCTGGACCGACGACAAATGTAAAGGGGGGCGAAGAGGTAATACTAAGTATATTAGTATGCGTTTTATATCAAGAATACTGCAACTGACTCTTTGTAGGGCATGGACGCCATGCTGAACGACTGAGGTAGAGAATGACATGATTACATGTTAGTTTGAAGCCTGGATGCGGAGTATATAGAAAGTGGGAGCTTGGGCGGCCTACAAGCGGTTAAATAGAGTGACGTCTATACATGTATGATACGTGCATGTATAATGCAACTTGGACTGCGCATAGGTAGCCTATGACTCAGACGCTCTTATAATCCCGATACTCTGGCATCTTCGACCGATTCACAGCCTTCTTAACACTTTATATAACGCAAGCCCATTATTGTCGGCGAATTGCATTGCCGGATGCCTAACAAAGCAAATACCTGTTGAAGCTGAGGCCTCCATATGGACCAACAGTGCTCGAGTACGCGCCATTAATGAGGATTAGAAGCCTGCAGCCGCCCTGCGACCGCCCTGCGACCGGCGGCGGTTGGTtgtgtacatgtacctacatgtTGTTATGACGGAGGGAGACCCCGCGTTGACTCCTAGGTACCTATAAATAGCATGGATGGTAACATTGAAGCTTGTGTGCCGTGACTTTTGTACGAATTTATAGCATATTTCGTACCTAATATGAAAGCCATATTAGCCATCTCATAAGTATGCTATAACTGCTTCGCACCAAGATTATGTAGTATGGATTGGTAGTCTGTCTGTTCTAGGCGCCTTTCGATTTGCAATATTTTAACGGAATCCGGAGAGACTCGCATTTATTTAGTTCGGGATTCTCTACTTATTGCGCGTATAGAGGCGGTGATATCGCATGGTTTCTTAGCCCCAGTCAATAACGTCCTCAGCTAGCCAGGACGAGGTGCAGACTACATGCCCTATGCGGCGTGTAATCACCATATCGTGGGTTATCAATATTACTGTCCAGTGAATAGACTAGTTACTTTAGCTGATGGGATTCATGGAGAATAAATGCCAAAGCGGCAGagaactactactacctattTGCATCTCCTTTAATCGCACACAGCTGGATCTGCCTAGGTCTGGGGCTTACTTCCTCATCCCTCACGGATCTCGAATAGATGGTACATTTTTGAGGGCACTGCATATAAGTAAACAAATGGACAAAATTTTGCATTCTAAAAATTATTATGCCGACCTCTTTGCATTAAGCTGCATGTGTCCACGAAACCATCAGCCAAGGTGAGGCTGTAGAAGGGTCTGAGCCAATTCATTGCTGTGCCAAGGTTGATTAAACGCGGAGATTGGCCCGCCCACCAATCAAAAAGGTTTTCCCTCCATTATACATTGCCATGCTAATCAATTAGAAATTAAAAATGAAATTTACCTGTGGCTTTACATTGGGACGATGCTCGAACGGCATTTATAGATGATGAGCTTTCGCTCATTTTAGACACCAGAAGCGAGAGTGAACAAAGTGTTCATTGCGAATACACTCGTGACGTTTAAACCACACTACTCCCAACTAGTTATACATGATTTATTGTTCTCTTGTATTTGAAGTCTTGTACTTCCCTAAGAGTATGGGTACCAAAAAGGCGTGTACGATATCGACTCTTGTTTAACGGTTTGTGATATGTTAAATCCgcttctttcttcatctttccgAGGGTCATTACAGCGTTGTCTAAATGGACCTCTACGAATTGCCATTTCTCTCGAGAAATAAAAACGCTTGATGCCATATCTATTCTTTTAAGAGTCAGGGCTTTCTTGGCGTGATGCTTGTTTTCTATTGCACCCAAATCTCGCCACTGCTGGGCTTAATTTGAGAGATGCTTCATACTGCAAATGTGTATTTTACAATACCAATATGCAACATTATAAATGTAGAGATTAATCAGCGTAGCTGATAAATTAATTGACTATAACATAGGTTTTTTATAGAGAAGACACAATTGGTTATGGTAACCTCGGTAATGTCCGCTGGATATAACTTTTGCATGATATAACTTTTGTATTAATAATTTCATGTCGGGCGCCTAGCTACATTTAGTATAAGCACTACTTGGGTAGAGCGGCTTTGCTTAGCTGACAATGGCGTTTGACGACATCTCTGCTATTAGCAGAGCTGCTTACAGCGGAGTTTTGTCGGCATTGAAATGGCAGTGACACAATCAAGCCACTAAAGTGCCTGGATGTCATACAGCACATTAGAACTATAGGCagataatataatatatacagatgtaaaaatataaatataaatatcgATCCATATCCAACTTCCGTCAAATATAGCAACGACATTCATCAGCTCAGCTCTACAATAAATGCTACAGCTATACTATCAATTCTTCGCTCAGTCCCGTCAATACAACAGCAATATTTATCAGCTAAGCTCTACAATACTACAGCTATACCTTTTATCTACGTTGAAACTTCAATCCAGAACAATTCAGAACCTCTCATCAATATTTCGTCTTCAATCAAGACAGAACATTAAAATGAAGGAGCTCGTCATCTATCGCCAGTCCACCTACAAAGGCTTTGTGAGAGAGACTGAAATTCCGTAAGTCATTCGGTTTGGTAACTAGTCCTATTACTCATATCCAACTAGGAAGCCAGGCCCGAAGGATGTTCTCATCAAAGTTGCTTATGCCGGGCTAAATCCAAAGGATTGGAAGGTAATTGATGCAATTATTTGGCCCCGAGCCATCTATAAGCTAACTTCGATAGTCTACCAAAAATCGTGACGAATCAAATGCATTCAACGCCGGCGATGATGTGGCTGGCATCATCGAAGCTGTGGGGTCTGAAGTATTTGAATACAAACCGGGCGACCGTGTTGCAGGTTTCCACAGAATGTTCCAGCCTCATGGAACTTATGCAGAGTACACTGTTGTCCCGGCCTCTACTACTTTCCGTCTGCCCCCCAATATTTCCCTCGAATCAGGAGCCGGGCTTCCTTTGTCCTTTATGACAGCGGCCCTCGCTCTGTACCAGTATCTGGGCGTTCCCCTCCCAACGACTGTTGGTGATTTTCGTCAAAAGACACCCATCTTGATTTGGGGCGGAGCAACTGCTGTCGGGGCATACGCCCTCCAACTAGCTAAGCTGAGCAAGATTGGGCCCATAATCACTGTTGCTGGAAATGGAATCGATTTTGTCCGATCCCTGAACGCAGCAGACCATATTATCGACTATCGAAAGGGAGATGTGACTCGCCAAATCCTTGACGCCGCCGGGCCTGCCCAAATCAAGATTGCATTTGACGCTGTATCCGGACACGGCAGTTATGAGCGTATTACTGAGGTTCTTCTTGCATCGGGCGGCGGCCACATCAATATGGTGGATCCCCCAACCGATCAAAGCTGGAAGTTTCCCGAGAATGTCAAGTTCACTCGCACATTCGTCTCCTCTGCTTATCACGTCTCGCACAGTTTTATCAATGAAGAACAAGCATACGCTGATGGCGAATTTGCGTACTTCTTCTATCGATACCTGAGTCATCTCCTAGCAGAAGGCAAATTCAGACCACATCCTGTAGAGGTACTTCCAGACGGTCTAAACGGTATTCCCGACGGAGTTCAGGCTTTGTTTGATGGTCAAGTCAGCGCTAAAAAGCTTGTGGCACGGTAAGTCAACTTATTTCAATAGACTGGAAAATTGGCTGACACTAGATTCCAGCGTTGGGAAATAACTCCTATGATAGGGAGAGAGAATATGGGGCTTGGATTTTTGATAAAGTAGCTGGGCTCTCTGTAGAGTGACAATACAATAATTACACCAccagcaataatatttgCAATGTCTAGTGTACTTATTACAGCCTAACAATAAGTACTTTAGTATTCCTGATGTAACGAGACCTGTTTCCCATTCTACGCCAAATCATGGGCTACTAACTCTTCCCCTTGCGGCCCCCAGAAATGGGGGCTAGTTCAAACTTTGCCCCTTTTCAGCTTCAAGTCTGGATGGAAATGGCACACATTTGCCAAGCTGCGCCCTACAGTGCCGCCTGATGAAAAGTGAAGAATTTTCCATCTCCACCCCTCGTTAGAGGTTTGCCAGGTGGCAACATATGACCATTAGTCAACGTATATATCTTCGCCCATTTACAATATTGCTTTGCCGATTTCCAAGTTTGTTGCGCCTAAACGGCTGCCAGCCTCAGTGCCTTGGACTCCTATGACTTGGACTCCGAATGATACAAAGCAAGTCGCATCAGTGGTTTGCTCCATGGCCTGGAGAACCCAACATCCGTGTATAGAATAACTCTATGAACCCACACTGAGCCATGCACAAGAATTTGCCATTTTTAAGAAACCAGAGTCTTTTGGTGCTGATTTCATAACCAAGGGGCACAAGCAATTGAGGGGGCTAAAAGTGATTACAGCAAATCATTCATGCGTATTGAGAGATGGTATACTTTCATCGTCTTTACTTCCAAGTCTATTTTAACAAGGAGAATTTATCCTTCTGGTGTTCTTGTTTCATGCGCTCTCGACTCTCACTAAAGACTTTTAGCAGtgattttataaatacaaaAGCGCAAGCTGTCAAACTTAGTGAAGTGATTTTCGCGAGTGAATCAATTCTGCATATTAAGAAATGATTCACTTGCATACAAATTTTGTTTtcaattattttctttttaacgGGAGTATTTCATTATTCCTGAAAATTTCTGTTTTATACATCTGATGGTTGCATACTTTTGTGAAATGCGCTGTGTTTCCAGTCTTAGGTCATCCATGTTCAAATCAATTATAACGTCAAAATACTTGGTAATACTCTAGTAGATATTACGAAAATACTAAAACTCTGTTACAACTGTAGCAATCCCATGTAGGCTAGCAAAGCTATCCTTCTGAGCAGCATGATTGCTTTATTGAATGTTGAAATTAAACCATGTacatataaatactaatcaGATAGAAGACTTGCTGCAACCTCAGCAATTGTGCAGTATGTACCTTAATCCAAATCCAAGTGTATAAAATAGATATTTTGGGATGGTGTATGTTGTAATCGAATTCGGACGGATAAATCTAGGCTATAGGTAGATGACAAGATAAACAAGCCCAAGGTATGTGTACATAATGGCCATCAACCAGTAGAGTGGCACAGAGCAATCCATCTGTTTCAACCTCATACACTTGCATCAGCCACAAAGAACCTCGTCTTGTCCTAATCAGGCTGAGCGCTGCGCCGCACCCGATACACCTTCGGCAGTCTCGTCCAATTAATGCCTCGCATTGAGCCAATTGGGTGGAGACGTGGCTCAATTGCAGCACCTCGAGCAAGACTCTCTTCTTGACATCATCGCCAATCCTTGATTTAGCCTCGCAGGAAGCCTCGCACGCGTTGATCTGGCATGTCTTTCCTTCGACTTGCCTCTACTCTGCATCTGTATAGCGGCGTGTCTATTCTCAACCATCATAGCGGAGGGTGAAGCCAATGAGAGTAAAACAGACTGTCCAAACAGCCTAAACCCACTCGACAGAGACGGCATCCACACTGGCACGCACAGCAGCTTGAGCGGTGTCATCCTCATCTGACTATAAAGCGAGCCCCATTGCCTGTTCGGGCAACACGCACCGCTCAACCAGCCGCCACCATGCCGGGTGTGCCAAGCTATCGCGGATGCGATGCGTGcaggaagcagaagaaaaaggttcGTTTCTATTGCGCCATCCACGTCCATCGTCGGTCCCAAAATGGAAGTGCGAGGCCACATGGCATGGTCTCTCTCGTGTGTGCTTGCTATGCTTGCTATGCAGCAGCTCAGCCATGATTCGGTATTGGATTTGATATAAGTGGCACTAAGAATAACCACCCTCCAGTGCGATATGGCCACGCCCGCCTGCTCTCGGTGCTCGCGCTTGAAAATCGCCTGTGTGGGCTGTGGCCAGCTGCGATACAAGTTCAAGGACCAGACGGATCTGCAGGTGGTGCGATCGTCTAAGAAAGCCCGAAGCAAAGCATCCCCCCAGTTTGAGACCGAGAGTGACAGTCCAGGgtccatcatcagcattgCGTCCAGCAGAGACTCTGCTCGATCGGGTGCTTTTATTTCTCTGTTGGACATCACCGATCCCAGCTACGATCTTCGCTGCTACGGCCCGTGGTTTAAGGATCTGCCTCGGCGTCTGGGCACCAATGAAGCTCTGGATGCGGCGGTAGAGGCCATGGTAGGATTCTACCCTCACCTGCGAAGGCATGAGCAGTCATCTTTGTCTCGGGGCTCGCTGGTCAAGTATGTAAATGCGTTGCAAGCGCTGAGAACCTGCTTGAATGATCCCCAGAAAGCAAGTAAAGCGGAGACGCTGTGCGCCGTATATATCCTGTTGATTTGCCAAGTAAGTAAATTGCACCAGCACATGTCAATATCCTGAGTCTACGCTAGCTAACCATGTTGCTTTCAATGGTAAAGGGATGGACAGGAAAAGACAATGATCAAAAGGTGAGCCATGGAGAAGGGCTTGCATTCTTGCTTACCGCGGCAGAGTCTGGTCAATCTTCAGACCAGTTCCATGAAACTATACGTGACACCCTCTATGTGCCAGTTGTAAGTTGTCGAACGGCCCATGGTAGTGTTATCACCTGGACTTTTACTTACTCAATATGTTTAACCAGATTCTAGAAGCCATATTCAACCCCAGAATACGGCTTGGCTCTTGGTTTTTGCGGTTCAAGGATCGCGCCTTTGGTCCACCAGCCCCCATTACTCATGGCGCACAAAAAATGATGAGCCTGGAGTTAAAGAGCCTCGCTCGAATTCCAGATCTGATACGTGAACCTGCCAAATACATTGACGATATTTCAAACTCATATCAGCGAATGCGCATCGAAATCCCGCTGCTTAAAGCCGCTCTGCACCTGGCCGATGCTCTTGCCTCCAAATCGCCGACGAGCGGATTTATAAAGACTCGTATCCAGTATCAGGTGTCCTTTGGCCTCTTAGTGGGGTGTGCTCTGATTTTCAACGGATATCTGCGAGCCTTTGGAGCTGATGATGGGAACATGGTTGAAGAAGCGGACAACATGGCCAACGATGCCATTAAACTGGCTCACGATGCCTCTCAGTATCGGCCTCTAGGCGCCAGCTTCGTACCCCTGTGCCTCATTCCAGCCTGGACGGCCACGGACGACATTGAGATTCAGCAAAGAGTGGTTGAAGCACTGATGGTCTACCAAGACGACTTTTCGCCCGCCACAAGCAGGGGCTGGTACATCATGGCATATTGGCTGAGAGGTGAGATGGATCGCATTAGAAGCGGATTGGGGCCATCGCCGGTAGAGGATTACAGCGAACGGCAGTGGGGGACAATAATGCTTGATGAGAAGGGCAATTTGATGTGCGGTGATGATGTAAGCGATTGGTTTTATTCCTCGGATTGATTGATTCAAGCGATATATGATGTTGCATATACTGGTTTATGTCCTCTTGTATTACAGATAAAAGGATAGACATTTGGTACACTAAAGATACAGACTAACGAATAACTACACGAATAATGAACTTGAAATCGTAATACAATGAACATATAACCCATAATGATTGATTGATGTTAATTCCCTAATCTTTAGTTGTAACAACTAAGCGAACGTTCATTACTCGTTATAAAACTCTGAGAAAGCCACTCGGAAAGTTATAGCCAATAGCCGCTGGCAGTGAAGAGAGCCGCCGGCAAAGGCCAGAATCTTCCGATATGGAGACTTTTAAATCTGCTGCCGGGGCTCTATCTGCTTTATTTTGAGTTTATCTCATGTACTTTTTTTCTGGCTGCGTCGCGTTCCATTCATTTTATATCAGTGACTACCATGGCACGACCCGCTGGTTCCGAGATTTACTCCATTGCCCAACAACAAGAGCGGCGGCTTCTCATCTGATCTTGAATGAAGCTTAAATTCAAGATTAATTCCCTCTTTGAATTTCCTTTTGGCTTCACTCAGCTACTACGTATTTCAGATGCTGGAATAAGGCGCTGACGTGTGACGAGCTGCTGTGAATAAGATTCGCAAAGGGGCGGAGCACCTGTGGGGTCCCGCAGCATCACATCAGCTGTTAGACAAAGTTAAACCAGCTGCATTTAAACCAATTCATCCAAAGTCTCATCTCGGATTCATCAGCATAATTcaattgttctttttttatttatagaaaaCAGACGTTCCGTCAAAAAAATGGTCCCTCAGTCTCGAGCCTGGTTCTGTCCGTGCTCGTGCATGGGCGGATCGTCTGACAGCGAACAAGAGCATCACCAACAGCCACCGGATGCTGCGCGACCACCCGTGGACGCCACCAATGGCTACCAGACGCGTCCTCCGCATTTGTCTCGCGATTATATGAATGGTGTATATTATCCCAGCTGGCTGGTGTACAAAGACAAGACGCCTGCGACTCTTGACGTTGGCAATATCACGCACATCTTCTATGCCTTTGTTGGGTAAGCTCTGCCTTGGCAGGCTTATATACAGCTCAAGTCTACGGCTAATATTATATGTACAGTGTTAATGAAGATGGTTCTCTTCGAGTATGATGTAAAATCCATGCCTGTTGCTGAGCCGTGTAGCTGATATCGCGATAGTGGATCGATGAGCACGCCGACTTAGTCAAGGATGTCGATGGCGAGAAAGGCGCTCTGCATGCCCTTGCAAAACTCAAGCGCCAGAATCCTCATCTCAAGACTATTGCTTCCATAGGAGGAGGCGCCGATAGCAAACAGTTTTGTACGCTGGCTGCCAGTCACAACGGGCGACAGACGCTTGCGAAGCAAGTCCGCCATCTTTGCGACCGCTATAAACTCGATGGCGTTGATAGTATTTTGCCTCATTCCGTGATCAAGAATTTCTACTTATACAATTCCAGTTGATTGGGAACACCCTAAAAACACGCACGAGGGTCATGACTATGTGAAGCTTCTCCAAGAGTGCCGCAATGCCCTTCCCGAAAAGACTCATCTTCTCACCACCGCTCTTCCGGTTGGTCAGTACATTCTCAAGCATATCGATCTCCGAGCAGTGTCTCACCTAGTCAATTACATCAACCTCATGGCGTACGACTTCACCGGCTCCTGGACAAGTGTCTGCGGTAATCATGCGCAGCTGCATTCCCCACACGGCGGTCTCCAATCTTCATATCCAGAACTCGGCGTGTGCGCGACAGATGGCGTCGAGTACATTTTATCCAAAGGTGTCCCTAGTCGAAAACTTGTCTTTGGCGTTCCCGCTTATGCAAGATATTTCCCCGTCGCCGAGGGACCAGGCTGCTCGACCGAAGGCGCAGGAGAAATGGACTACTACGAGATGCCGGATGAATGGGTAGACAATGCCGTGGTTGAAGAAACATCTGTGGCAGCTTGGTACGTAGATCAAGATCGTGAGAAAGGTTACATCACGTTCGATGTTCCGAGGACGGTATATATGAAGGCCAAGTATGTGACTCACAAACATCTTGGGGGGCTGTTCTACTGGACGGGCACTGGTGACAAGCCTGGAAGGTTGAGCTTGGTGGCTGCGGGGAAGAGAGGGCTTGACGAATAAAGTATGTAAACCTGAGCTGTTATATATTCCAAGTGATTCACTACTAATATCAATCAGATGGAATCACTGATAGGTTGGCTTAGTGGCACTTTCCGTATTCCAGAGTGAAGCAAAGTGTTATGCTTTGGCCTTGCCGTAACAACTAGAAAAGGGATTACTCTGGGAAACAAAACTCTCTTCTTGATCTTTACTTACTGCAGCATCGCCTATATTTTGTCCCTATTGAACAAGAGCCAACAGTTCTTTCTTTGATTAGTTGACCTACACTTCGCCTATACTACTTCTTGTAAGTCGCATCGCCAGGTCTTGGATAAACGATAAACCCACAGTACTGACGATTAATTTCAGCAAACAATTTTCTCGGCCAAACGCCACAAGGCTTTCATACTTTCTGCGCCAAATTTCCACAAATTCGCAAACATGGGCATGTTCTTTTCACGACCTTCTGAAGGGAGAGACTGTGACAGTGACACAGGCGAGAACGCCGATCGACATGAATTTCGTCGTCGGCTTTGGGATGCTACGCTGGGAAACTTTCGCTGCTTCAAGAATTGGTGGAAATGAATACGCCAGAAAAATGGGCCAGTGTTGCTGTGTTATTGATTCAAAGGTAAAGACGGGATGTGAAATGCCAGTATTGGGCTTTATAAGGTAGAATAAATACATGAATAAAACGCCAGCCATCCTCAACAAGGCACTATTCTGCTAGGAACTCAGGCTTACGCCTCCCATCATGGACGCAatatcgtcgtcgtcgtcatcatcatcatcatcatcatcatcatcatcatcatcatcatcatcatcatcatcatcatcagcagcagcagcagcaacagcttctgACCCACGTACAGACCATTTTTCCACAAGTGTCATTCTAGACGTCAGTGTATTGGTATCCTCCCGTTTGATACTCAGCGAAGCTTTCTGCTCCACAATGTCAAAAGCATCCTTACGCACTCGCAGCAGTATTCTATCGATCATAATCTGTCTCAGCTCTATGGCCTCCTCACCTTGATAGGGGAACACGTCGGGGATGCGCCAGCTGGGGTAGAAATTACCGTGTGAGGGTCGGTGCTTGACATTGGATCGATGGTCCCGGAAATAATGGTTGCATAGCCTACAAACCGGCTTGCTGCTACcaatatacatgtagtcaTTGAAGAATTTCTCAGGAGCGACTTGTCCTGGCTTCAGCAGCCAGTTAAGCAAGATGACTTCTGAATGCGCGATGGGCCTCAAGCTAGTCTTTTGGAATTCTCTCTGGATCCGAGCGTCAAGATCATACGTCTGTAGAGATTCTGCAAAGTTTCTGAAATGCTCAATGTCTTCTGGTCTGCGGGTCATGCGCCCGACAATCTCGTTGGCTGTCTGGCTTTTTCGCCGGCCTGGCTTCCCTATCGGGCGACTCGATGAAAGGAAGTTCACCATTGGATTTCGGAAGAGGATCGGATGCATTTTCTTTGCGCGTAGGAAGAATTGCGCAGACTGCGGGTAAGCCAAGATGCGATTCATCGTGTGGAAGAGCTCCGACCAGCACTCCATGCTCTTGTAGCCGGGGATGCGATCTTCCAGGGCGATGCTCTTGATCGCTTCGCCTGCTTTTGATTTCTCGATTTGGACAAGGAGCTGGATCATGGTCTTGGATTTGCTGATATCTTGTCAAATAAAAGAGATTAGTAACTGCCTGCGCTCTTTTTCCAAGTAGAGGCTTACATTCGTCTTCTGAATCACTGAACTCTGAAAGCGATTGGACAATCTTATTCAGCCCCTCTTCAATCAGGACGTCTAGATACTATCAGCTGGCTCTATCATGGCCAATTTCCTCCATGAGTGAATCAATACCTTCTTCTATAATGGTCGACTTGCACTGTTCAAGGCACTTCATTGCCTGAGACTCGAGGTTGCCCAAATAGAAGGAGACTCTAGGGCGATTGAAACGCAGTATATGGTAAAGCAGCGAGCTTCTCGCCTCGTGCTGGTTCATTTCACCATCAGGCGCCTGGTTAACTATCCGAAGCAGATTTTTAACATATACAGCCGTGTCTAGTAGTTGGTCGTCAGTCTGTCGGTTAACTGCGAACACAAACTGAGGTCTCGCAGGGTTGTCTGGGTTTCTTCGTACGACGAATGAGGTGACCGTATCACCACCCCTTTCTCTATCGCACACATGGCTAAGCTTATTGATGAAGGAACAGAATAACTGTT
The Trichoderma asperellum chromosome 7, complete sequence DNA segment above includes these coding regions:
- a CDS encoding uncharacterized protein (EggNog:ENOG41); protein product: MSQSAATDLPSASLPLDATTENPIPSTVRAIHKFFEPIILYAALVDAMRHTAKPPKSEPNPNIEDPEQLFCSFINKLSHVCDRERGGDTVTSFVVRRNPDNPARPQFVFAVNRQTDDQLLDTAVYVKNLLRIVNQAPDGEMNQHEARSSLLYHILRFNRPRVSFYLGNLESQAMKCLEQCKSTIIEEDVLIEEGLNKIVQSLSEFSDSEDEYISKSKTMIQLLVQIEKSKAGEAIKSIALEDRIPGYKSMECWSELFHTMNRILAYPQSAQFFLRAKKMHPILFRNPMVNFLSSSRPIGKPGRRKSQTANEIVGRMTRRPEDIEHFRNFAESLQTYDLDARIQREFQKTSLRPIAHSEVILLNWLLKPGQVAPEKFFNDYMYIGSSKPVCRLCNHYFRDHRSNVKHRPSHGNFYPSWRIPDVFPYQGEEAIELRQIMIDRILLRVRKDAFDIVEQKASLSIKREDTNTLTSRMTLVEKWSVRGSEAVAAAAADDDDDDDDDDDDDDDDDDDDDDDDDIASMMGGVSLSS